From a region of the Rhodococcus sp. 4CII genome:
- a CDS encoding glycosyltransferase family 39 protein, whose translation MTTTLEEPKVESPPPPPTRRRWEPWALGALLAGTAVAYIWGLGASGWANSFYAAAVQAGSVSWKAFFFGSSDAANSITVDKPPMSLWLMSLSVRIFGLSSWAMLVPQALLGVGSVALLYATVKRWFGAPAGLLAGLVLALTPIAVLMFRFNNPDALLVLLMIAAVWAMLRAVEDGRTRWMVLTGVFVGLGFLTKQLQVMLVVPPLALTYLVAGPPKFGKRLAQCFAALGAMIVSAGWWLLTVELWPASSRPWIGGSQNNSILELTLGYNGLGRLNGEETGSVTPGGNRGDAAAAMVGAGDAATGGGMAAGGPGGGMPAGGPGGGGGMWGSTGITRMFESAQGGQIAWLIPAALILLVAGLALRGRAPRVDTQRASFLVWGLWLLVTGLTFSFMAGIFHAYYTVALAPAVAALVAIGSVTLWRRRDASWVRAVLAVTLLTTAVMSWVLLGRSASFVPWLKWAVVVVGILAAVAVLIPASTRGRIAAVVVLAALFTGLAGPTAYAVNTIATPHTGSIVSAGPTVEGGRGGFGGMGGPGGMDGAGRMGRTDGAAGATMPAMPGGAAAGATDGMGGFGGGAAGGLLSGSNPGTELVSLLEQNSGNYTWVAAAIGSNSASGYQLATEDPVMPIGGFNGSDPSPTLEQFQQYVADGRIHYFISGGRGGGMGGDGTASEISTWVEANFTAVTVDGVTLYDLTS comes from the coding sequence ATGACCACGACCCTCGAAGAACCGAAGGTCGAATCGCCGCCACCGCCTCCCACGCGGAGGCGGTGGGAGCCGTGGGCGCTCGGCGCGCTCCTGGCGGGGACCGCGGTGGCGTACATCTGGGGGCTCGGCGCCTCCGGCTGGGCCAACTCGTTCTACGCCGCGGCGGTCCAGGCGGGATCGGTGTCGTGGAAGGCGTTCTTCTTCGGGTCGTCCGATGCCGCCAACTCCATCACCGTCGACAAGCCGCCGATGTCGCTGTGGCTGATGTCGCTGTCGGTCCGGATCTTCGGGCTCAGTTCCTGGGCCATGCTCGTGCCGCAGGCGCTGCTCGGCGTCGGGTCCGTCGCCCTGCTGTATGCCACGGTCAAGCGGTGGTTCGGCGCCCCGGCCGGTCTGCTGGCGGGACTGGTGCTCGCGCTGACGCCGATCGCCGTGCTGATGTTCCGGTTCAACAACCCCGACGCCCTGCTGGTGCTCCTGATGATCGCCGCCGTGTGGGCGATGCTGCGGGCCGTGGAGGACGGGCGCACCCGCTGGATGGTGCTGACCGGCGTGTTCGTCGGTTTGGGCTTTCTGACCAAGCAGCTTCAGGTGATGCTCGTCGTCCCGCCGCTGGCCCTGACCTATCTCGTCGCGGGACCGCCGAAGTTCGGCAAACGCCTCGCCCAGTGCTTCGCCGCGCTCGGCGCGATGATCGTCTCCGCCGGATGGTGGTTGCTGACCGTCGAACTGTGGCCGGCGTCGTCTCGGCCCTGGATCGGCGGTTCGCAGAACAACTCGATCCTCGAACTCACGCTGGGCTACAACGGTCTCGGCCGGTTGAACGGTGAGGAAACCGGCAGCGTCACGCCCGGCGGCAATCGGGGAGACGCCGCGGCGGCGATGGTTGGAGCAGGCGACGCCGCGACGGGCGGGGGCATGGCCGCGGGCGGACCCGGCGGCGGCATGCCCGCGGGCGGACCCGGCGGCGGTGGCGGAATGTGGGGAAGCACCGGCATCACGCGCATGTTCGAGTCGGCTCAGGGCGGTCAGATCGCGTGGCTGATCCCGGCCGCACTGATCCTGCTCGTCGCCGGTCTGGCGTTGCGCGGCAGGGCTCCCCGGGTGGACACCCAGCGTGCATCGTTCCTCGTGTGGGGCCTGTGGCTGCTCGTCACCGGCCTGACGTTCAGTTTCATGGCGGGCATCTTCCACGCGTACTACACCGTGGCACTCGCACCGGCCGTGGCCGCTCTGGTGGCGATCGGTTCGGTCACACTGTGGCGACGGCGCGACGCCTCGTGGGTGCGTGCGGTTCTCGCCGTGACGCTCCTGACCACCGCGGTAATGTCCTGGGTTCTGCTCGGCCGCAGCGCGTCGTTCGTGCCGTGGCTGAAGTGGGCGGTGGTCGTCGTCGGCATTCTCGCCGCGGTGGCTGTGCTGATCCCGGCGTCGACCCGCGGCCGGATCGCGGCGGTCGTCGTACTGGCCGCGCTGTTCACCGGACTCGCCGGACCGACGGCGTACGCCGTGAACACCATCGCGACGCCGCACACCGGCTCGATCGTCTCGGCGGGACCCACCGTCGAAGGCGGGCGCGGAGGCTTCGGCGGCATGGGTGGCCCCGGCGGCATGGACGGCGCCGGACGCATGGGCCGCACGGACGGCGCGGCAGGCGCGACGATGCCCGCCATGCCGGGCGGTGCGGCGGCAGGTGCCACCGACGGTATGGGCGGCTTCGGTGGCGGCGCTGCCGGGGGACTTCTCTCCGGCAGCAACCCCGGCACGGAACTGGTGTCGCTGCTGGAGCAGAATTCCGGCAACTACACCTGGGTGGCCGCGGCCATCGGATCCAACAGTGCGTCCGGCTACCAGCTGGCCACCGAGGATCCGGTGATGCCGATCGGCGGGTTCAACGGCAGCGATCCGTCACCGACCCTCGAGCAGTTCCAGCAGTACGTGGCCGACGGTCGGATCCACTACTTCATCTCCGGCGGCCGAGGCGGCGGAATGGGTGGCGACGGTACCGCGTCGGAGATTTCCACCTGGGTGGAGGCGAATTTCACCGCCGTCACCGTCGACGGAGTGACGCTGTACGACCTCACGTCCTGA
- a CDS encoding acyl-CoA dehydrogenase family protein — protein sequence MPSSHSRPWPETEPLAMTPVAEHDDIRDVLRRLLDRHSTLEDSRVAAESEIGYSAELWSLLVKEMNVAALAVPEDRGGLGYGVVELGIVLEECGRALVSEPVLTSATLGVHALLAAERSHRAEELLDRVVQGELVATVTALSAQTDFVDATRVGDRWSVSGRATNVVQGGAADVVVLLAQSDEGPGLYAIDLRAASVRRAELPVVDPSRRQANLLFDDAEAVRLVGPGDAPRTVEALHSLAVIGLACEHVGMIERLLDSTVEYTMQRRQFGRAIGSFQAVKHRLANTLVELEKARSAARYAAAVFSEDPGAAALPAAVAGAVCTEAVIATASEAVQLHGGVGFTWEHAAHSYVRRALGDEPLLGDSRAHRSRIADLVGL from the coding sequence ATGCCGTCCTCCCATTCCCGCCCCTGGCCCGAGACCGAACCCTTGGCGATGACTCCCGTCGCCGAGCACGACGACATCCGGGACGTACTTCGCCGGTTGCTCGACCGGCATTCGACGCTCGAGGACAGTCGCGTCGCCGCCGAATCCGAGATCGGGTATTCCGCCGAGTTGTGGTCGCTGCTCGTCAAGGAGATGAACGTCGCCGCGCTGGCGGTGCCCGAGGATCGCGGCGGGCTGGGGTACGGCGTGGTCGAACTCGGGATCGTCCTGGAGGAGTGCGGCCGCGCCCTGGTCAGCGAACCCGTGCTCACGTCCGCGACACTGGGAGTCCACGCCCTGCTCGCGGCCGAGCGGTCGCACCGGGCCGAGGAACTGCTCGATCGAGTGGTCCAGGGCGAACTCGTCGCCACGGTCACCGCCCTGAGCGCACAGACCGACTTCGTCGACGCCACCCGGGTCGGTGACCGATGGTCGGTGTCCGGTCGGGCAACGAATGTCGTGCAGGGCGGCGCGGCCGATGTGGTCGTGCTACTCGCGCAGTCCGACGAGGGGCCCGGTCTCTATGCGATCGATCTGCGGGCCGCGTCGGTGCGGAGAGCGGAACTTCCGGTGGTCGATCCCAGTCGACGGCAGGCGAATCTGCTCTTCGACGACGCGGAGGCGGTACGTCTCGTCGGACCCGGCGACGCACCGCGCACGGTCGAAGCGTTGCACAGCCTCGCGGTGATCGGGTTGGCCTGTGAACATGTCGGGATGATCGAGCGATTACTCGACAGCACAGTGGAATACACCATGCAGCGCCGTCAGTTCGGCCGGGCGATCGGATCGTTCCAGGCCGTCAAGCATCGACTGGCGAACACTCTCGTCGAGCTCGAGAAGGCCCGATCGGCGGCGCGGTATGCCGCGGCCGTGTTCTCGGAAGATCCTGGCGCCGCGGCCCTTCCGGCCGCTGTCGCGGGCGCGGTCTGCACCGAGGCCGTGATTGCCACCGCGTCGGAAGCCGTGCAATTGCACGGGGGAGTCGGCTTCACCTGGGAACATGCGGCGCATTCCTACGTGCGTCGCGCGCTCGGCGACGAACCGCTGCTGGGGGATTCGCGGGCGCACCGCAGTCGTATCGCGGATCTCGTCGGACTGTGA